A window from Mycobacterium saskatchewanense encodes these proteins:
- a CDS encoding ferredoxin, with protein MTIRVDRTKCSGIGLCEVTAPAVFEVADDGQSRVVLESAVGDDLTVAKEAASSCPTGAISVDD; from the coding sequence ATGACGATCCGAGTGGACCGGACCAAGTGTTCGGGTATCGGCCTGTGTGAGGTGACCGCGCCCGCGGTGTTCGAGGTCGCGGACGACGGCCAATCCCGCGTGGTCCTCGAGTCCGCTGTCGGAGACGATCTCACCGTGGCCAAGGAAGCGGCGTCGAGCTGTCCGACGGGCGCCATCTCGGTCGACGACTGA
- a CDS encoding aldehyde dehydrogenase family protein has product MTLHAPADTAHGAQNAAVLPGLRRVFASGRTRSLQWRLRQLEGIETFCHDEESAIAEALSQDLGRTPVEAWLGDIASSKGEAAYARKHLRKWMRRRRRPLPLAQLPGRAWVQYDPLGVVLVIGPWNYPVYLSLGPLVAAVAAGNCAVIKPSELAPATSELLSRLIPRYLDAEAIRVVEGEASTTQGLIAEGFDHILFTGGTEVGRKVMAAAAPTLTPVTLELGGKSPVIVTADADLDVAARRIVWVKLLNSGQTCIAPDYVLVHRAVADAFIDKVIRVIADFRSAEPRPALRIVNERQFRRLASLIETTSGTVVTGGGTDAASLSIEPTVIVDPAPADGVMSDEIFGPILPILRVDTDSAGVQFVNSRPKPLALYVFTSSRGRGRGLIDAMPSGGAVINHVAMHCLVPQLPFGGVGASGIGAYHGQWGFEALSHRRAVLAKPAKPDPALVYPPYTDRAIKIMRKLF; this is encoded by the coding sequence ATGACGCTGCATGCTCCTGCCGATACCGCACACGGGGCCCAGAATGCCGCTGTGTTGCCCGGCCTGCGTCGTGTTTTCGCCTCAGGTCGGACCCGATCGTTGCAATGGCGCCTTCGCCAGCTTGAAGGCATCGAAACATTCTGTCACGACGAGGAATCGGCGATAGCCGAGGCGCTGAGCCAGGACCTCGGGCGCACGCCCGTTGAAGCGTGGCTCGGCGACATCGCGTCATCAAAGGGCGAGGCAGCCTACGCCCGGAAACATCTTAGGAAGTGGATGCGCCGACGTCGCCGGCCATTACCCCTGGCGCAGCTACCCGGGCGCGCCTGGGTTCAGTACGACCCGCTGGGAGTGGTCCTGGTCATCGGGCCGTGGAACTATCCCGTCTACCTGAGTCTGGGCCCGTTGGTTGCCGCGGTTGCCGCCGGGAACTGCGCGGTGATCAAACCCTCGGAACTCGCCCCGGCCACCTCTGAATTGCTGAGCCGGTTGATTCCACGCTATCTGGACGCCGAGGCGATCCGGGTCGTCGAAGGTGAGGCCTCGACCACCCAGGGTCTTATCGCCGAGGGCTTCGACCACATTCTGTTCACCGGAGGCACCGAGGTCGGGCGCAAGGTCATGGCGGCCGCGGCACCGACGCTGACGCCGGTCACCCTCGAGCTCGGCGGGAAGAGCCCGGTCATCGTAACCGCGGACGCCGACCTCGACGTCGCCGCACGCCGCATCGTCTGGGTGAAGCTGCTCAACTCGGGCCAGACCTGCATCGCCCCGGACTACGTGTTGGTCCACCGCGCGGTCGCCGATGCGTTCATCGACAAGGTCATCCGGGTTATCGCCGACTTCAGGTCAGCCGAGCCACGCCCCGCGTTGCGTATCGTCAACGAGCGCCAGTTCCGGCGGCTGGCCTCGCTCATCGAGACGACGTCCGGAACGGTCGTCACCGGCGGCGGCACGGATGCCGCGTCGTTGAGCATCGAGCCGACGGTGATCGTCGATCCCGCTCCCGCCGACGGGGTCATGTCCGACGAGATCTTCGGCCCAATCCTGCCCATCCTGCGCGTCGACACAGACTCGGCAGGAGTGCAATTCGTCAACTCACGACCCAAACCACTGGCGCTATATGTGTTCACCTCGTCGCGAGGGAGAGGCCGCGGCCTCATCGACGCCATGCCTTCGGGTGGTGCGGTGATCAATCACGTCGCGATGCACTGCCTGGTGCCGCAGTTGCCGTTCGGCGGTGTCGGTGCGAGCGGAATCGGCGCTTATCACGGCCAGTGGGGATTCGAAGCGCTCAGCCACCGCCGGGCCGTGCTGGCCAAGCCGGCCAAGCCGGATCCTGCGCTGGTATATCCGCCCTACACCGACCGTGCGATCAAGATCATGAGGAAGTTGTTCTGA
- a CDS encoding coniferyl-alcohol dehydrogenase, whose protein sequence is MSEFTGKRYLVTGAASGIGHAVAQELLTAGAEVICLDRNTPTTAVTRHIEVDLANPRSIDAALESLDGLFDGLMNVAGIPGTAAADLVVAVNSLAVRHLTEAFFERLAPAGSVIIVSSTAGFGWPERLEAIRDLLATDTFEEGAAWFKAHPQQGNAYNFSKEVTTVYTMSMGLGMAQMGFRINAVLPGPVETPILADFEQSMGKDTLDGVKDLLGRHAKPDDVASVVLFLASDAARWVNGQALAVDGGITGAVASGVVPKPEF, encoded by the coding sequence ATGTCGGAATTCACAGGTAAACGCTACCTGGTCACCGGCGCGGCGTCGGGGATCGGGCATGCCGTCGCCCAAGAGTTGCTGACGGCCGGTGCAGAGGTGATCTGCCTGGATCGCAATACACCGACCACCGCGGTTACCCGCCACATCGAAGTCGATCTTGCCAACCCGCGCAGCATCGACGCGGCGCTGGAATCACTGGACGGTCTGTTCGACGGGCTGATGAACGTCGCAGGGATACCGGGCACCGCTGCGGCCGATCTCGTGGTCGCGGTCAACAGCTTGGCCGTGCGCCACCTGACCGAGGCATTCTTCGAGCGTCTTGCCCCGGCGGGCTCAGTCATCATCGTCTCATCCACCGCCGGATTCGGCTGGCCCGAACGTCTCGAAGCCATCCGGGACCTGCTGGCCACCGACACGTTCGAGGAAGGTGCGGCCTGGTTCAAGGCTCACCCGCAGCAGGGCAACGCGTACAACTTCTCGAAGGAAGTCACCACCGTCTACACGATGTCGATGGGTTTGGGCATGGCACAGATGGGTTTTCGTATCAATGCCGTGCTTCCTGGGCCGGTCGAAACCCCGATCCTGGCTGATTTCGAGCAATCGATGGGAAAAGACACGCTCGACGGCGTCAAGGATCTGCTCGGGCGGCATGCGAAACCGGATGACGTCGCTTCGGTGGTGCTGTTCCTGGCGTCCGACGCGGCACGCTGGGTCAACGGTCAGGCCCTGGCAGTGGACGGCGGCATCACGGGTGCCGTGGCGTCAGGAGTCGTCCCCAAGCCGGAGTTTTAA
- a CDS encoding cytochrome P450, with protein sequence MTLEATQHHLDRPPYDPVSISPISFWKLTAEEREPNFKILRDERPVSWHRPIEGTLIPAPVDGVWAITRNEDIAHVSKHPEIFSSAQGVQIEAVPEDILDAAESFLGMDGARHSSLRRLISSVFTPRQVAKIQGQVTNQAVRIVDDLLATAEGDFVEQVSKRLPMWTIYEMVGLPPERRDEAARHADGMVSWADADVAAGREPGAVVSDSLVGLLTIGLELAEERRADPKDDLMSQLVAAEVEGRQITDDELGAFFVLLSVAGNDTTRNTMTLTTMALQQYPEQRQLLVDDFDGHIKCAIEEFVRWASPVMTFRRTAIQDTVLHGQLIREGDWVVMMYSSGNRDERVFTNPGVFDIRRKPNPHVAFGGGGPHYCMGAFLAKMQLEAFFRELVFRAPTLRVGEPEYLTGNFVRAVKSLPYTLN encoded by the coding sequence ATGACACTTGAAGCCACCCAACACCATCTGGATCGTCCGCCTTACGACCCAGTGAGTATCTCGCCGATCAGCTTCTGGAAACTCACGGCTGAGGAGCGCGAACCAAACTTCAAGATCCTGCGGGACGAGCGCCCGGTCAGCTGGCATCGCCCCATTGAAGGCACGCTGATTCCCGCCCCGGTCGACGGAGTCTGGGCGATCACCCGTAACGAGGACATCGCCCATGTGAGCAAACACCCGGAGATCTTCTCGTCCGCTCAAGGGGTTCAGATTGAAGCGGTCCCGGAGGACATTCTTGATGCGGCGGAGTCCTTCTTGGGCATGGACGGTGCGAGGCACTCAAGCCTGCGCCGGTTGATCAGCTCCGTCTTCACGCCACGACAGGTAGCGAAGATTCAAGGTCAGGTGACTAATCAAGCTGTCCGGATCGTCGACGATCTCCTGGCCACCGCCGAGGGTGATTTCGTCGAGCAGGTGTCCAAGCGGCTGCCCATGTGGACGATCTACGAGATGGTGGGCCTGCCTCCCGAGCGGCGCGACGAAGCAGCCAGGCACGCCGACGGCATGGTGTCGTGGGCCGATGCCGATGTCGCGGCCGGGCGGGAACCCGGGGCGGTCGTGAGCGATTCGCTCGTGGGTCTTCTGACGATAGGGCTGGAACTTGCCGAGGAGCGGCGCGCTGACCCAAAGGATGACCTGATGTCGCAACTGGTGGCGGCGGAGGTCGAGGGCAGGCAGATTACCGACGACGAGCTCGGTGCGTTCTTCGTGCTGCTGTCGGTCGCCGGCAATGACACCACGCGTAACACCATGACGTTGACAACGATGGCGCTGCAGCAGTATCCGGAGCAGCGCCAACTTCTCGTTGACGACTTCGACGGCCACATCAAGTGTGCGATTGAAGAATTTGTCCGATGGGCGAGCCCAGTGATGACGTTCCGCCGCACCGCCATTCAGGACACCGTGCTGCATGGTCAGCTGATCCGGGAAGGAGACTGGGTCGTGATGATGTACTCGTCGGGCAACCGCGACGAACGTGTATTCACCAACCCGGGTGTCTTTGACATTCGGCGCAAACCGAATCCGCACGTGGCGTTCGGGGGCGGCGGACCGCATTACTGCATGGGAGCGTTTCTGGCCAAGATGCAGCTCGAGGCCTTCTTCCGCGAACTCGTCTTCCGCGCTCCGACATTGCGTGTGGGAGAGCCGGAGTACTTGACCGGAAATTTCGTGCGCGCGGTCAAATCTCTTCCCTACACTCTCAATTGA
- a CDS encoding SCP2 sterol-binding domain-containing protein, whose protein sequence is MGFTDSGEVAKYIGGIFETAFQDPEIGPKLVATGLVVAFDFTDPDVIVVVDMANKSVRQGVNAESTPSATMSMTADTGNAYWQGKVNLPLAMAKKKIKVDGNVASLLKLAPLGKRLYSPYIERLKADGRDDLLV, encoded by the coding sequence ATGGGGTTCACCGACTCGGGCGAAGTGGCCAAGTACATCGGGGGCATCTTCGAGACGGCATTCCAGGACCCGGAAATCGGCCCCAAGCTGGTGGCTACCGGGCTTGTGGTGGCGTTCGACTTCACCGATCCGGACGTGATCGTGGTCGTCGACATGGCCAACAAGTCCGTTCGTCAAGGCGTCAACGCAGAGTCGACGCCCAGCGCGACCATGTCGATGACCGCCGATACGGGCAACGCCTACTGGCAGGGCAAGGTCAATCTGCCCCTGGCTATGGCCAAGAAGAAGATCAAGGTCGACGGCAACGTGGCGAGCCTGTTGAAACTGGCGCCGCTCGGAAAGAGGCTGTATTCGCCGTACATCGAGCGGTTGAAGGCCGACGGCCGCGACGACCTCCTCGTCTGA
- a CDS encoding phytoene desaturase family protein encodes MTLTEQRFDAVVIGAGAGGLFTAARLTKQGYRTLVVERLPKVGGRASTDDIDGFKVNTGAIVIELGGITEETCKEVGARFDIREPRPPILYRIGGKDVDVTGGGWGFLLSKLSRQGAKLVKGIGAARNDSGLPEGELSTAEWVSKYTKNEGVHGIFRNMCASIFAVGSEDLPARVFLTYFTRKSAFKRFGFHPEGTIGLWRALAEVIEANGGEIWLSTAVTKICSAGGTATAVEVTRDGSTVRVDAPVIVSDIGPAATVSLLGADKVPTDYQDLVKQGDRPTSMITVNFASRDRLVDVPGMLSFAKSRRLAYIANFTDLCPEMAPEGWNLYVGTSVPKNPTGDFDEAAETEFLLQDLRDNIENFDTRARIINITVTRDDWPPQRAVAGFDLPHDTPFRGLWNVGDAVKEYANGGTTACAETAKLVVDKIVASHRPVVRN; translated from the coding sequence ATGACGCTAACCGAACAGCGTTTCGACGCCGTGGTGATCGGTGCCGGCGCGGGCGGCCTGTTCACCGCTGCCCGGTTGACGAAGCAGGGATACCGCACCCTCGTCGTGGAGCGGTTGCCCAAGGTCGGCGGCCGGGCCTCGACCGACGACATCGACGGTTTCAAGGTCAACACCGGGGCCATCGTCATCGAGCTCGGCGGCATCACCGAGGAAACCTGTAAAGAGGTCGGAGCACGGTTCGACATCCGCGAACCCAGGCCGCCCATCCTCTATCGGATCGGCGGCAAGGACGTCGACGTGACCGGTGGTGGCTGGGGGTTCCTGCTGAGCAAGCTGAGTCGGCAAGGCGCCAAGTTGGTGAAGGGAATCGGTGCCGCCCGCAACGACTCCGGGCTGCCCGAAGGCGAGCTTTCCACCGCCGAGTGGGTCTCGAAATACACGAAAAATGAAGGCGTGCACGGGATCTTCCGGAACATGTGCGCGTCGATATTCGCGGTCGGATCTGAGGATCTGCCCGCGCGCGTATTTCTCACTTATTTCACCCGCAAGAGCGCATTCAAACGATTCGGCTTCCACCCCGAGGGCACGATCGGTTTGTGGCGGGCACTGGCCGAAGTCATCGAAGCCAACGGCGGAGAAATCTGGCTGTCGACCGCGGTGACCAAGATCTGCTCCGCGGGCGGCACCGCCACAGCCGTCGAAGTCACCCGAGACGGGTCGACGGTCCGCGTCGATGCGCCTGTCATCGTCAGCGATATCGGCCCCGCCGCAACGGTGTCGCTGCTCGGTGCGGACAAGGTGCCCACCGACTACCAGGACCTGGTCAAGCAGGGCGACCGGCCCACTTCGATGATCACGGTCAATTTCGCCAGCCGCGACCGTCTCGTCGACGTCCCCGGGATGCTGAGCTTCGCGAAATCACGTCGGCTGGCCTACATCGCCAACTTTACCGATCTGTGTCCGGAAATGGCTCCCGAAGGCTGGAACCTGTACGTCGGGACTTCCGTGCCGAAGAACCCCACCGGGGATTTCGACGAAGCGGCTGAGACCGAGTTCCTGCTGCAGGATTTGCGCGACAACATCGAAAACTTCGACACGCGCGCCCGCATCATCAACATCACGGTCACTCGCGATGACTGGCCACCCCAGCGGGCGGTCGCCGGTTTCGACCTCCCGCACGACACACCGTTTCGAGGACTGTGGAACGTGGGCGACGCGGTCAAGGAGTACGCCAATGGCGGGACCACCGCGTGTGCGGAAACCGCGAAATTGGTTGTCGACAAAATCGTGGCCAGTCACCGGCCGGTGGTCCGGAACTAA
- a CDS encoding acyl-CoA dehydrogenase family protein, producing MPGLIHDSDEHRAIRESVGGIADSYGPQYFLQRARSGQDVGELWKDLGAAGLLGVHLPEEFGGGGGGMSEAVVVVEELAAHGMPMLIWVISPAICGSILSHHGSHHMKERWLPGIADGTQKMAFSITEPDAGSNSHNIKTTAHKTATGWVLSGSKYYISAIDQCDAVLVVARDVEKSGPEKSRLSLFVVPTDSPGLTYQQIDTSIVSPDKQFTVFLDEVAVGGDSLIGEAGNGLRQVFDGLNPERILVGAICGGVGRYAVSKAADYAKQRLVWSTPIGAHQGIAHPLAESHIAVEVGRMATARSAELFDAGQPAGEAANIAKFAASEAALKALDQAIQTHGGNGLSHEYGLSELWFITRLMRTAPVSREMVLNFVAQTSLGLPRSY from the coding sequence ATGCCCGGATTGATCCACGACTCCGACGAGCACCGTGCGATCCGCGAAAGCGTAGGCGGTATCGCCGACAGCTATGGGCCACAATATTTTCTGCAGCGAGCCCGCAGTGGCCAAGACGTCGGGGAACTGTGGAAAGACCTCGGTGCCGCCGGCTTGCTCGGTGTGCACCTGCCCGAGGAATTCGGTGGCGGTGGGGGTGGTATGTCCGAAGCCGTCGTTGTGGTCGAAGAACTTGCGGCGCATGGCATGCCAATGCTCATCTGGGTCATCTCGCCGGCGATCTGCGGGAGCATCCTTTCCCACCACGGTTCACATCATATGAAGGAGCGTTGGCTGCCCGGCATCGCCGATGGCACCCAAAAGATGGCTTTCAGCATCACCGAGCCCGACGCCGGTTCGAACAGCCACAACATCAAGACCACCGCTCATAAGACGGCAACCGGTTGGGTGCTTTCGGGTTCGAAGTATTACATCTCCGCCATCGACCAGTGCGATGCCGTTCTCGTCGTCGCCCGCGACGTCGAGAAGTCCGGCCCGGAGAAGTCCCGCCTTTCGCTATTTGTCGTCCCCACCGACAGTCCCGGTCTGACGTACCAGCAGATCGACACGTCGATCGTGTCGCCCGATAAGCAGTTCACCGTCTTCCTCGACGAGGTGGCGGTCGGAGGTGATTCCCTCATCGGCGAGGCGGGCAACGGCTTGCGGCAAGTCTTCGACGGCTTGAACCCCGAACGGATTCTCGTCGGTGCCATTTGCGGCGGGGTAGGGCGCTACGCGGTGAGCAAAGCTGCGGATTACGCCAAACAACGACTGGTCTGGTCGACGCCGATCGGCGCGCATCAGGGCATCGCACATCCTCTGGCGGAAAGCCACATTGCTGTGGAAGTCGGCCGAATGGCGACTGCTCGTAGCGCCGAACTGTTCGACGCCGGCCAACCCGCGGGCGAAGCCGCCAACATCGCCAAATTCGCCGCCTCGGAGGCCGCCCTCAAGGCGCTGGATCAGGCCATCCAGACCCACGGTGGGAACGGACTTTCCCATGAATATGGCTTGTCCGAGCTGTGGTTCATCACCCGGCTCATGCGCACTGCGCCGGTCAGCCGAGAAATGGTCCTCAACTTCGTGGCTCAAACCTCGCTGGGCCTGCCCCGCTCGTACTGA
- a CDS encoding enoyl-CoA hydratase-related protein, with the protein MSADHLRDAKISAARGLYEGLASGNRDALSRLLHPDFVGHAAEGLPLGMGGIHVGPDAMRDKLWWRIGEHFKARAVAEAFQVLEDGRLMVSGTYRGSARRSGNILDAAFIHLIGFAPDGRIATLRQLTDTAAWRAALDGSGRLRTIDYHVDHGVATVCLNRPQARNAIDFQMGWDTLEVARRITADSTVRAVLICGNGAALSVGGDITYFLDNANGGFGDLFVEMTMPFHQALEILSRVEAPIVTAAHGAVAGGGLGYVYAADIVLAADTTQFVTAFAGLGLSGDGGGTWHLPRLIGPRRAAAAYLRNTPISAQEALDWGLVNEVVPAAELRERAAAFAAELAHGPTVGFAAMRALLRDSWRNDLSAQLTAETRALKVTGDTADAADAIAAFVAKRPPTYTGR; encoded by the coding sequence ATGTCGGCTGATCATTTAAGGGACGCGAAAATCTCTGCCGCTCGAGGTCTGTACGAGGGGCTGGCATCCGGCAACCGCGATGCTCTGAGCCGGCTGCTGCATCCGGACTTCGTCGGGCATGCCGCGGAAGGACTGCCGCTGGGCATGGGCGGAATCCATGTCGGCCCTGACGCCATGCGCGACAAACTGTGGTGGCGGATCGGCGAGCACTTCAAGGCCCGTGCCGTCGCCGAGGCCTTCCAGGTGCTCGAGGATGGCCGGCTCATGGTGAGCGGTACCTACCGCGGATCGGCGCGTCGTAGCGGCAACATACTTGACGCCGCCTTCATTCACCTGATCGGATTCGCCCCCGATGGGCGCATCGCCACGCTGCGCCAACTCACTGACACCGCGGCGTGGCGCGCTGCTCTCGACGGCAGTGGTCGACTACGGACGATCGATTATCACGTTGACCACGGTGTGGCCACGGTCTGTCTCAACCGCCCCCAGGCCCGCAACGCGATTGACTTCCAGATGGGTTGGGACACATTGGAGGTCGCTCGGCGCATCACCGCCGACAGCACAGTCCGCGCTGTGCTGATCTGCGGCAACGGGGCCGCACTGAGCGTCGGCGGTGACATCACGTACTTCCTCGACAACGCCAACGGCGGCTTCGGAGACCTGTTCGTCGAGATGACCATGCCCTTCCACCAAGCGCTCGAGATTCTCAGCCGCGTCGAGGCGCCGATCGTCACGGCGGCTCACGGAGCGGTCGCAGGTGGGGGACTCGGCTACGTCTACGCCGCCGATATCGTGCTGGCGGCCGACACCACCCAATTCGTCACCGCTTTCGCCGGGCTCGGCTTGTCCGGCGACGGCGGCGGGACCTGGCACCTGCCTCGACTGATCGGCCCGCGCCGCGCCGCGGCGGCCTACCTGCGCAATACGCCCATCAGCGCCCAGGAAGCACTGGATTGGGGACTGGTCAACGAGGTCGTGCCGGCGGCGGAACTCCGTGAGCGCGCAGCGGCATTCGCGGCCGAGCTCGCCCACGGACCCACGGTCGGGTTCGCGGCCATGCGGGCGCTGCTCCGGGACAGCTGGCGAAATGATCTGTCCGCCCAGCTGACCGCGGAGACACGCGCACTCAAGGTCACCGGGGACACCGCCGACGCCGCCGACGCCATTGCCGCCTTCGTGGCTAAGCGCCCTCCGACGTATACAGGAAGGTAA
- a CDS encoding helix-turn-helix domain-containing protein, translated as MIKVRRNQHMQHAAQELHIHVNTLYQRLDSITGLFGERWRTT; from the coding sequence ATGATCAAGGTCCGTCGCAATCAGCACATGCAGCACGCCGCGCAGGAATTGCACATCCACGTCAACACTCTTTATCAGCGCTTGGACTCCATCACCGGATTATTCGGGGAGCGTTGGCGCACAACTTAA
- a CDS encoding condensation domain-containing protein has translation MTREMTAAKPNTYLRGLGSQERFFWRYAQRNPGHFVLAAEFDLNLDARRVRDALDAVQRRHTLLSAHVEDDPELRLGFYRNDTVAPITLTCHLDLTEDWQVIAADELTRPLDRSAAPFVRAALLTKGEQSTLLLTFDHVIADGISALLVLNDLLVALNGQALAPLELPISVEDLVSRRLGPPQGTVSLEAGDPRIAAPTSFRPFDATPQHLHRVQMSRAETERLIARCRAEGTTVHAAIVVAASVVRSAESAEEFVRTYSPINVRDFLGQRAGSCVCIGGALTGMTPGDGTPFWSQARQVSNQLNAARSAAGLAAGSAIAEQLLPIDADCDAAEHFFRTVLPFELAITNLGVQDFPRIGPVRPRAVWGPMVLTQVEREYVTGIVTYGGQLRMVTCGHSPTAGFLERVREMLLGIGS, from the coding sequence GTGACACGAGAAATGACTGCGGCAAAACCTAATACCTATCTTCGTGGGCTCGGCTCACAGGAGCGCTTTTTCTGGCGTTACGCTCAGCGCAATCCAGGGCACTTCGTGCTGGCCGCCGAATTTGACTTAAATTTGGATGCGCGGCGAGTCCGTGACGCCCTCGACGCCGTGCAGCGCCGCCACACATTGTTGTCAGCTCACGTCGAAGACGATCCAGAATTGCGCCTGGGGTTCTACCGCAACGACACGGTGGCACCGATCACACTTACGTGTCACCTTGACCTCACCGAAGACTGGCAGGTGATCGCTGCCGACGAACTGACCCGGCCCCTCGATCGCTCGGCTGCTCCGTTCGTGCGGGCGGCACTTCTCACCAAGGGCGAACAGTCGACCCTCCTGCTGACATTCGACCACGTCATCGCCGACGGCATTTCGGCGTTGTTGGTGCTCAACGATTTGTTGGTCGCGTTGAACGGCCAAGCGTTGGCACCACTGGAATTGCCGATATCGGTGGAGGACTTGGTCAGTCGTAGGCTCGGCCCTCCTCAGGGAACTGTGTCGCTGGAGGCCGGTGATCCGCGCATTGCTGCGCCGACCTCGTTTCGACCGTTTGACGCTACCCCGCAGCACCTGCACAGGGTTCAGATGAGCCGCGCCGAGACTGAGCGTCTGATTGCGCGCTGCCGTGCAGAAGGAACAACCGTACATGCGGCGATTGTGGTTGCCGCCTCCGTCGTGCGCAGCGCGGAATCCGCCGAGGAATTCGTTCGCACGTACAGCCCGATAAACGTCAGGGATTTCCTCGGTCAGCGTGCCGGTAGCTGCGTATGCATCGGAGGTGCCCTCACCGGCATGACACCGGGCGACGGAACTCCTTTTTGGAGTCAAGCTCGCCAGGTCAGCAACCAGCTGAACGCCGCCAGGTCGGCCGCTGGCTTGGCGGCTGGGTCGGCGATAGCCGAGCAATTGTTGCCCATTGACGCTGATTGCGACGCGGCAGAGCACTTCTTTCGCACTGTTTTACCGTTTGAACTGGCGATTACCAACCTTGGTGTACAAGATTTCCCTCGCATTGGACCGGTTCGGCCACGGGCCGTCTGGGGGCCAATGGTGCTCACGCAAGTCGAACGCGAGTACGTGACAGGCATCGTGACCTACGGAGGCCAACTGCGTA